The Longimicrobium sp. genome segment AAGTTCGCCGACAAGTACATGCTGGACTTTCCGCTGATCGTGGACGAGCACGGCGACATCGCCCGCGCGTTCGGGGTGCTGAAGGAGAACGGCGGCGTGGCCCGCGCCACCTTCCTCATCGACCGCGACGGGCGCGTGGCCTTTTCGGCCCCGGGCGCGCACGGGGCCGAGGAGGTCCTGGGAGCCGTGCGTGGGTGACGCGAGAAGGGGCGACGTGGTCGTCCGCGGCTTCACCGGCGGGGTGTTCGCGGAGAACACCTACCTGCTGAGCTGCGCGGCCACGAACGCGGGGATCCTGGTCGATCCCGGCGCAGCCACCGCGCAGGCGCTGGCCGAAGCGAAGCGCCACGGGATCGAGATTGGGGCCATCGTGCTGACGCACGCGCACATCGACCACGTGGAGGGGATCCCGCTGGCGCGCGTGGAGACCGGCGCGCCGATCTGGCTGCACGACGCCGACCGCGAGCTGTACCAGGCCGCGCCGATGCAGGCGCAGTGGTTCGGGCTGCGGATGGACCCGCTCCCCCCGGTGGACCACGCGCTGGTGGTGGGCGAGACGGTGCGCTTCGGCGAGTGCGAGCTGGAGATCCGCTTCGCGCCGGGGCACGCGCCGGGGCACGTGATCCTGGTGGGCGACGGGGTGGCGATGGTGGGCGACGTGGTGTTCGCCGGCTCCATCGGCCGCAC includes the following:
- a CDS encoding MBL fold metallo-hydrolase, with translation MGDARRGDVVVRGFTGGVFAENTYLLSCAATNAGILVDPGAATAQALAEAKRHGIEIGAIVLTHAHIDHVEGIPLARVETGAPIWLHDADRELYQAAPMQAQWFGLRMDPLPPVDHALVVGETVRFGECELEIRFAPGHAPGHVILVGDGVAMVGDVVFAGSIGRTDLPGGDLATLMRSIREQVLTLPDATTLHTGHGPDTTVGHERATNPFIIGDYGGSQFA